Below is a genomic region from Oenanthe melanoleuca isolate GR-GAL-2019-014 chromosome 18, OMel1.0, whole genome shotgun sequence.
CCCCCAACACCTGGGCCTGGCAGCTGGCtgggctcctgcctgctgcccatAAATAACAGGGGGGTCCCATTAATAACCATAAGAATGTTCTGTGGGGCCTGATGGAGGGAATTCCTACAGGTCCCATAGGCAGTGATTGCCTCCTCAGCAAGAGTGACACACCAACCCTCTTCCCAACAGGGAGGAGATGGGAAGAGGAGCACAGAGGAGTTTCCTAaaagcaggagagggatggGCCTGTGAAGGGATAGGAATGCTCAGGCCATATCCCTGGATAGAGGGCAATGAttgcaggcagggctctggaCTGGGGCTATGTCATGCAGGACAGTGACTGATCCAGTATCAGACAGCCTCAGTTCCATGGgaaagaaattcctgctgctgctaatCCCTCTAATGAGTCCTTTCCCATCCCAATCCATCCATCCTGTCCCTACACCACCCTTCTCTGCATTTAGGGAGACACATTGGAAGAACCAGGGAAGGAGCCCCACTCCCAGGAAGGAGCCTGGCTTGGTGACATCTCTTCCTTCTGGGGACCCCAATGAGCTGCTGTCCCTCCAGGGCCCCTGTGCTCCTTACCCTTCAGAAGCTCAGCTCGGAGCTGgcacctggggagaggggcCACAGCCTTCAccaccagctcctggggatgCACTGGGCCTGTGGAGGATGGGAACAGGCATTTTGAGTCATGTGCCACCATGGTTCAGCATTCCCAGCAAGGAGGGGCCACAGGGAGGCCACCCAGCTCATCCCACTTTATCTGTTGAACAGTAAATGtgtcccatcccaaacccctgtgcccagcagctgtgtccccagcagtaACACAGGCCAGGCTCATCTTCAGGATGACTCAGAGCCCTTCAAAGTACCCCTGAGAGCAGGAGGGTTACCTTGGCCAGTGGGGTCTGGGGCTTTGGGGGCCACAGAGCCGGGCAGGTcctccagcaggagcctggagatGCTGGTGAGGATCTCAGAGATGGGCTTGATCACAGCAGCCACATCAAACTCCACGGgcaccagcacctctgggctctccagaggtgggagcagggggaactcctgcagacagacacacagacaccaTGCACCAGTCTGGAGGATTGTGCACACCCATTTGCACTCAGTGTCTCTTCAGTGGGCAACAGGGGCATCCCAGCATTGCCCACACAGCTGTacagggacccccaaaaccagctCTTCCCTGTAGCCCCATCACATCCCTGAGCCAGACTGAGGAGgcattcccagtgggaatgggTTGAACACGATTCTGCTGTCATCAAAAGGGTGCAAGCAAGGATACAGTGCAGAGTGCTACCTGGAGGAAGGTCCTGTGGTCAGGGCAGGCCAGCAGGCTCTGagccctctccctgtgctggccaAGCACATCCAGGCGATCCTTACACAGGTTCCAGTTCTTGTCCACATGCTCCAGTGCTGCCCCCTTCTCCTGCTCAATCCTGGCCATGGTCTGATGCTGGAGATCCTCCAGAGCTGTCCTCAGGTGGGTGAATTTGCTCTGAATCCCAGCTTTGATCTCAGAGCAGTCCTGGGCAGGAAGAGCCATGAGAACCAGCGTGCTCCCACCCACAGgccagcacagggaggctgCAGCATTACCTCGATGCTCAGTGTTTGCAACTCCAGCTCCTTCATTGCCAGCTCAATCCTCTCTGATTCCTCCTGGGCTTTTTCCAGGGATTCTTTCAAAATGGTCTGTGAACAGAGGCACCAACATAGAATAtagttggaaaagacctccaagatcatcgagtTCAACCTATGACTAACACCCCCAAGTAGCCCAGAGCACCAGGTTTCGTATTCAGTCATTTCTCCCAGTTGTGTCTAGTTGCACATCCTGTGAACAGCCCAATGCTGCCCACCCAGCCCCCAGGactctgtcagtgctgcaggacaAGGCTAACAGGGAAGGAGGCAGCTTGGGAAGGCAACTCTGTGTCAGGATACCACAGAGTGTTAACAGAAGTGATTTTTTGTACTGCCTTTCACCTTTTTTTAGCTGTTTCCTCTAGATCAGAGAATAACATATATGGCACCGTTCATCTTGCTGGATTtccccagctcactgctgctcctgacaacaccagggagcagctgggcactggtgaCACCTCCCTGCTGAGGCTGGGCAGTGTGGCACACAGAGGGACATCAcacccctgcagcaggacacgGGGCAGTGGAAGTGGATTCAAGTGTGCCTGAGCTGTGACAACATCCCTGTTCTCCCATCgccccagccctgtcacctgttggagtcagtgagtcaggggtctctctgaattcttcagagagaaatcagagtgcagggataGAATTAAAGCTTTTGGATGGATTGAAATATATTAAGCttctcacacataaagtagatatttaagtagaagtaagttagtaattttagggtgagttctaatgcttttagtaagtgaaaggttccaaatgccagagtagcagagtgtgttctagtgaaggttgaaacatactgatatcttcagtGGAGGCTTCCAGGCCCACAGTGGTAGACAGGACatagacataatagagctatagtaagaatattgcttacatttttcagatagaacaagatagattgTATGAGTAGTGGtatacataacctggtgtgctaagaaactagaattctaataggttaaggagtggtggtttgagcttgttggaaaaatcctgtataagagtttgtattggggagagttgttACTTTTAGCCATGCGTCTTCTAGACATTCGCTTATTGCCACTGCATTTGCTATTGCTTGTCTgcttgccttttgagactgatgtgctttgtaataagatgtgctttgtaataaataacctttttaactattagctgctttgcttgttTAGAAGACAACCTGACGAAGTAGGAGCCAAGAGCACGGAGTAGGTGCCACAGAGCACCTGGAGGTCTGAGAACCTCAGTCACCCACCTGCTTTTTGGCTCGTTCCTCCTCGAAGAGCACCCGCCGGTGGCGCTGGCAGTCCCGCACGGTGCAGATGCAGCAGATGCAGCGCCGCTCGTCCTGGCAGTACAGCTCCAGCGGCCGCCCGTGCTGCCGGCACAGCTCGCCCGGGGCCACCTCGCACCGGCCCGCGGCCGAGCCCCGCGCGTCGCTGTCCCGAGCCAGCTCCACCACGCTGTCCAGGATGACATTCTTCTCCAGCTCCGGGCACCGCCCGAAGCCCCTGCGGCACTCGGGGCAGGTGCAGCTCCCGGCCGCCGCCTGCTTTTGCTTGTCCCAGTGGTTGCTGATGCAGCGCTTGCAGAAGTTGTGGCCGCACGGCAAAGTGACGGGCACCCggaacagctccaggcagaTGGAGCACAccagcttctcctccagcttctgCGCGATGGGTGATGCCATGCTGCGCCGAGATCGGCGCCAGAAGCCGGGGAAACAGAAACTGAGGAGCGCAGAAGAAAAAGAGGCGGTGCCGCTGTGCCCAGAGGCGGGGCAGGGCTCCAGGCCAGACGCACTCCTAAAGTGACACCCGGTGACTGTCCCCTGGTCACAGCGGCTGTGCCGGAGGGCTGGAGCTTTGCCCGTGCAGAGGGAGGGCTGTGAAGCACAGTGGGACACTCTGGATGGAACGctgagtgacagcacagggagacaCGCAGGAGGCGGACAGGGATCAGAGTAATGTGTATTTCCATGAACGTGTTTCCATGAACAATTGGATTTTCACTCCTCTGTTGCCCTTTGAGGGAACTTCCAGgcatcctcagctctgccagggctggatccCTAAGCTAAGCATGGCAGCCCCCCTGGCACAGAGACCTCTGTACAGAGTTCCTGCCTGGGAACCAGCAGAGAGAggcacccactgctgctgcagccccatgTCACCTCGTGTGACACATGCCAGCACCATGTTCTGCCTTGGCATCTTTTaaaccacagctcctgctgtttgCCATGTCCCCATGCACACCCACCACACCTTTTCCTACGAACTTCCTTGCAACACCTGTGCACATCAGCACCCTGAAATGCAATAAAGATGGCACCTGGccacctgtccctgctcaggtgGCAGGTGGAGTCTCCTGCCCGCAGCCCTGTGCACTGCAAACCTTCACCCCATTGTCACATAGTTGTTTTCCCAGCCCAAGCCTTATCTCTGAACCAAGCCCATGTGCTATCTTGCACAcgttcccaggctgctgggacagccttgtttttcagcagctctgcagcctcccctcATGAGCAGCTTCCCtttcacctgcacaggtgagagcaAGCAGGGAGCAGGTCTCTGGAGGATTATCCAGGCCAGCTTCCATACCACAGGGAGCCTCAGAGCCACCCCTCTGACCACAGCAGAGGACTTGGGATATGTCACAACTCCCTGCATGTCCCAGCAAGCTTCAGCTCCAAAACATTCCTTTGGGTTGCATCTGCCAATTCTGATATAATATTTAAAGCCCAGAGAGGCATAGCATGACCTCTGTGTCTGCCTGGTACCTGTGTTCCCACCATGGGCACCTCCCCAGTGCACTCACCCCAGCTTAAACCAGACCCCAGAACTCTTCAGGGTGGCAGTGGGAATTCAGGAAGATCTGGGGTAACTGGTAACAGCCttgagcacaggcagcagggggGCACTTCAGCCCAATCTCAGCTGTTTGCTGAAGACTCCAATTTCCTGGTAGAAGGAACCTCAGAAAAAGTCACTGGGAATCAGAGCTGGGAAGAGGCAGCTGTACCAGCAGGAACATGTTGGTATTTGGGGATCCATGTGAACAGGAGATGCACAGTGGagcacagcagaaagcagaagctCTCCAAGGCTTGGGAacaggaccagcagcagctgcagctctgcttctaCTCCACCTGCCCACACCAGGTACGTCCTGTCCAGGGATAGAGACTGAGGTCCACGTGCTTGGTTGGAGCCACCTCCACAAACACCAATCTTGTGCAGGTTTACCACCTGTGTACCCACACTCTTCCCAAACTACAACATCCAAGAAGGGACGTGACTCTGGCCAGCAGAAGGGCTGCCCATCTCCCCTGCAccctgctgagctccccagctctgtgccagctggccAGGGTAACAGACTCTTCCCAATAAagacagctctgccagcattGCTCAGAGAGTGTTTAATCAGACTCATCTCTCCAGGAGGACTGCACAAAGAAAATTTGACACAGTCCTGAACCACAGCACTGTGAGAGGAGAAAATCCAGGCTGGCCTGGCTCAGTTTCAGCCTGGCCATGGATTCACTTTGAATGTTCTTGTTAAGCAGCCTCTTGACcacacagctgccagccctgtgagcacccagtgccagctcccagcacaagGGAACTGGGAGCTGAGGGGCTGAGACTTCGTCATTTCCCTCCTGAGGCACTGAGGGGAGCACAGGAAATCCAGGAGCCAGCATCCCAAGGACACAGAGGGAACAGCTGCTAGTAGATGCCATAGGTGGGCTCCTGTGTGTCCCGGTACCTGTCCAGGTACCTCAGGGGCTGGTGGCGAGGGAACTTCACCTGGGGAGGGTGGTAGGTGGGCGGCCGCACGAACTCGAACACGGGCTCCCTCATGTCTGCAAAGGGGGacaggctcagcagcagggctcacacCTGAACCCCTGTgtgggttgatgtggccagaaatgttAATTCTGTCATCTGTTGAAGCCAtgtggggcagtgaccctgatctcctggcacacattatctgctaatgggccatctttaaaccagctggggcaatcatctttatctttccacagcccatcctccctccaggagatatctcctgttcatggccagtgagtcccagggcatgactgataaaattccatcatcccactgggagatgctccagccaggggagcagccaagcctttcctacccagataaaaactgagattttggacaccaaggtactttctttccactggatcccagaggaaaaccagacctttccacatcaaccctggaccttcagaggaaactgcaccttctacaggagcactgctccagctgaaccacatctgcccctgcaggaggatgcagccaccattgaatgggactgtgccaacaccctgactgactgacgggtgtcagcttggattctgactctggcagggttttgggattgttctttgtaatactgtatttctattttaattttcctagtaaagaactgttattcctaattcccttatctttgcctgagagccccttaatttcaaaattataataataatttggaggaggagggtttacattctgcatttcaaagagacacctctgcctttattggcagacacctgtccttcaaaccaggacaatccCACACCCCCCTTCACCCACACACAACCAGGGCTGCTCAAACATGCCCTTGgagttattttaaaatcctcATCCAAGAATTAGGGGTTGTTCCTTCAGGCTGTTGTTACTTTGGAGGAGGATGGCTCAGGAAGGGTTTAGTTTGTGCTAAGTTTAGTCTGTGCCAAGACCAAGTGAgagcctgcagccacagggccATGTCCCACCCACAGACCCCCTTCAACATCCCCATTCCTTACTGAGCAGCTGATGGAAGGTGGAAGTGACAGAGCTGTCCCACTGACACTGGAAAAATGCCAGTCCTGCTGGGGTCATGGCATCCTTATGCTTTGTGTAGAAGTCAAATGTGCTAAAGGTTCTCATCTTCAGGCTATAGCTGGAAACAAGAGACAAGCACCAGGTGAACCTCTCCTTGCAGCAGTACCCTGCTCCACATCACCCCAGAGCATATGCAAGAGGTGGAAAAGAAAGCCACTAAAAGGAAATCCCCCAGTGTCTCCAGGTCTGTGCACACCTCTGGGCAGGACAAACCACTCTCTAACAGCCTGTCCTGTAACAGaactctgcagtgctgggattgTGGCTGCAGAGGACACACAAACccaaagcagccctgcagaactCTGCAGagtgacaggagctgctcttctgctgcagtgacaggcCCATGAAccccacaagcagcagcagccaagcccagcaCGTGAGCAGAGGAATTACCACGGTGTTGGCCGAGCGTCCTGGCTGAAGTCGATGGGGCCGTGCTGCCTGAAGAGCAGGAAGATGAAGCGGTGGTAgcctgtccccatggcagggaaggGGGGCAGGTAGTGGCACATCTCCTTACCAGCCTTGATGTCACTGCCTGGGATGTTGGTCCTGAACACAAACACATTTACACTCATTTCCCTTCAGCAGATTCATCCAGGACTGCAAATCATTCTGCCATGCTGTGATGGGATTTCTGCCCCATTTGATAAGAGAACAGATAGTAGAGATTGCTTTCaccaaaggaaaaatcccaCCAGTGATTGGAGTGCTGAACAGCAGCAACATCTGGAACTCCTGCATCCCTATCAGGACCCAGAACACAGGGCTAAAGGAGCTAATGGCAAGAGCACCAGGAAAAACTGTGGATTCTGAGCTGTTGGAGGAGTTTCTGCCCAGTCCACAAGCACAGAGCACATGGCTCTGATGTACTCACACCAGCCAGTGGAGGTACTCCGAGTCTGCATCCCTCAAATGTCCATCTGCCAACACACAACAGAGAAAAGTGACTTAGGGACACCCTGGTGTCAGCATTGACCCCAAACTGAGAATGCTCAGACCTGCCTTGACCAGAGGGAGCAGCTCAAGACCTCCCAGCATTCCTTCTCTAGCAAAAAATGAACTCATTCCTATAGGACTGAGTTCAAAATGAGGAGCAAAGAACTCTGCAGATCTAATTCCAAGATTCATGAAATCTTGGGCAGCTGCAACCCTTCACTGTCTCTCAGGGTCAACAGAGTCAGTAAAGCTGACAGCAAAGCTGAGGAGTTTGGAGGCAAACAAAGACAGGAGTCAGGAAATTGTTTCCTCTATAGTGTGACACAGGTCCTGTTGGGTCACTGTCCCTTCTTTCAACTGCTACAGATTTGGGGAGGCTACAATCTTTCCTCCACATGTAATATGTTCCAGTCTAACAGATAtaacatcacagaatcacagaacactttgggctggaagggatctttaAGCTTatctcatcccaccccctgccataggcagggacaccttccactagaccaggttgctccaacttggccttgaacCATTTCAGTGTTCATCATCTCTGTGAAGCCAAAAGAATCAGAAGTTAACCTAAAGCTGAGTGAAATGACCAAGTTTAAACACGTTCCTTTAAAGAACTCGCTGCTCACCTGGATTTGTGAGTAACAGGGTCCAGAGGGAGCCTTTGTCTGCCTCATATGACACTGCAGGGGGACTGGAAGCCTAAAAGAGCAACATAAAGAGAGTGTAAATCATTCACACAACAGCTTCCATGAACTGTGTCTGGGCAAGGCTTGGGCACAACATAgactgggcactgccaggccaCTGAGGAATCCACCTGGAGAGCTCCAGGGCATAAATAACCATCAGCTTCCTGACAGACAAGATAGGGACAATCTCTGTTCCTATCACATCCATAAAATGTTTCCTTCAGCACGGAGGAAACACCCTTGTGAAAGGCATCCCCTGGAATGAACCATGCTGGTTGGAAGCACCTGGCAGAAAGAGGGTTCCCAGCTCCCCTCACACACCTCTGATGGAGTCACCATGTTCCCATAGTAGACTGGCACGAGGTGCTCGTCATCCTGGCTGTAGTGCACCCTCAGGGCCACCCAGGGGGTGAAGGTGGCCCCCCTGAACAGGTCCCGGAACACCCCGCAGTGCTTGGCCACGCGCTGCTTGTGGAACGGGCCACTGGTCCTCTCCCACTCAGCCCTGACATCCTCGAGGGGAATGAGCACTGCAAGGAGAGGGGGAggatgcagaggcagcagctggacacccagagcagctggagcaggaagggaggggctggggc
It encodes:
- the MRPL38 gene encoding 39S ribosomal protein L38, mitochondrial isoform X1, with the translated sequence MAAPLLSAALRGARGGRSFGTAAVLWRRAAPLGPMPNEDVDVGRLEALEKYRSFGRYLRQARLESRKQHWWNTYHKHTNPPAGTLQLCSTEPQTDIGLPHERLSRAKELKERKRILRENRQNAEMERAARLRTVLIPLEDVRAEWERTSGPFHKQRVAKHCGVFRDLFRGATFTPWVALRVHYSQDDEHLVPVYYGNMVTPSEASSPPAVSYEADKGSLWTLLLTNPDGHLRDADSEYLHWLVTNIPGSDIKAGKEMCHYLPPFPAMGTGYHRFIFLLFRQHGPIDFSQDARPTPCYSLKMRTFSTFDFYTKHKDAMTPAGLAFFQCQWDSSVTSTFHQLLNMREPVFEFVRPPTYHPPQVKFPRHQPLRYLDRYRDTQEPTYGIY
- the TRIM65 gene encoding E3 ubiquitin-protein ligase TRIM65, whose protein sequence is MASPIAQKLEEKLVCSICLELFRVPVTLPCGHNFCKRCISNHWDKQKQAAAGSCTCPECRRGFGRCPELEKNVILDSVVELARDSDARGSAAGRCEVAPGELCRQHGRPLELYCQDERRCICCICTVRDCQRHRRVLFEEERAKKQTILKESLEKAQEESERIELAMKELELQTLSIEDCSEIKAGIQSKFTHLRTALEDLQHQTMARIEQEKGAALEHVDKNWNLCKDRLDVLGQHRERAQSLLACPDHRTFLQEFPLLPPLESPEVLVPVEFDVAAVIKPISEILTSISRLLLEDLPGSVAPKAPDPTGQGPVHPQELVVKAVAPLPRCQLRAELLKDHRNLTFDPQTANKYLQLSRGARRAKHSPAAVPGQEQGPRFQPWQVLCTQGYGPGHHYWEVKISSHSVILGVTYQGLPREQQQHHRFNIGLDGGSWGLQVREDCYLAWHKGQAEKIQEQLYKNLGVSLDYGKGLLSFYGLGERTKLIHSFHGVFTEPLYPVFWLCEGRVVTLCHHTEP
- the MRPL38 gene encoding 39S ribosomal protein L38, mitochondrial isoform X2, with translation MAAPLLSAALRGARGGRSFGTAAVLWRRAAPLGPMPNEDVDVGRLEALEKYRSFGRYLRQARLESRKQHWWNTYHKHTNPPAEPQTDIGLPHERLSRAKELKERKRILRENRQNAEMERAARLRTVLIPLEDVRAEWERTSGPFHKQRVAKHCGVFRDLFRGATFTPWVALRVHYSQDDEHLVPVYYGNMVTPSEASSPPAVSYEADKGSLWTLLLTNPDGHLRDADSEYLHWLVTNIPGSDIKAGKEMCHYLPPFPAMGTGYHRFIFLLFRQHGPIDFSQDARPTPCYSLKMRTFSTFDFYTKHKDAMTPAGLAFFQCQWDSSVTSTFHQLLNMREPVFEFVRPPTYHPPQVKFPRHQPLRYLDRYRDTQEPTYGIY